A window of Gloeocapsopsis sp. IPPAS B-1203 contains these coding sequences:
- a CDS encoding DUF4335 domain-containing protein, which yields MSLSNSQVLRRYTPPTCTLEIVAPRSPLSRWAGRTVATQLQFHLHLDDPRLPEQRIHLTGDREQLEALQQAVTTYVQELLNQSPAQFTAQLTPTNTATDSTTVADSQIVISPANSPDSSPSGLQQIFLKPSTGLSHTLSLGSLATPVTGPIVQLSVLQLFDLATALDEYEADIVALPSLNRRSRVSTTPPAWATIAAGLTLAVGLFAVLQQLNRPAQQQITSNQIPEDPQQVAVQPSPLPPLSSIDTLPPPPPVGSPVPVPATPLPAIPVPNAVPPTPTVPGATAPQPGSQQQASPPTGSSNAPTIAVPSPLAQLNTPNPRSQATIQAQPTAPAQSASPAPAPPQQQAANNTTTAAVRSPSASPAPSEPAPLDNISQVGEARQFFQRRWEPTAAVKQTLEYSLLLDVDGTIQRIEPLNQAARDQIDRTGMPLIGEPFVSPISDGKVARIRVVLTPDGKVQTFLEDREAPQVTRDPRENAQ from the coding sequence ATGTCTTTGTCAAATTCCCAGGTTCTCCGTAGGTATACTCCGCCCACTTGTACATTAGAAATTGTGGCTCCTCGCTCGCCATTATCACGCTGGGCTGGGCGTACAGTAGCCACACAGTTACAATTCCACCTGCATCTTGACGATCCACGGCTACCAGAACAACGCATTCATCTTACTGGCGATCGCGAACAACTTGAAGCTTTACAGCAGGCGGTGACAACTTATGTACAAGAGCTACTTAATCAATCTCCAGCACAATTTACGGCACAGCTAACTCCAACAAATACTGCAACAGACTCTACGACTGTTGCTGATTCTCAAATAGTGATTTCGCCAGCAAATTCTCCTGATTCATCGCCTTCTGGCTTACAACAAATTTTTCTCAAACCCAGTACAGGATTGTCTCACACATTGAGTTTAGGTTCTCTAGCAACTCCTGTGACAGGACCTATAGTGCAGTTGAGCGTACTGCAGTTATTTGATTTAGCAACTGCTTTAGATGAATACGAAGCTGATATCGTTGCTTTACCAAGTCTCAACCGCCGTTCTAGAGTGAGTACCACTCCCCCCGCATGGGCTACAATTGCCGCTGGATTAACACTTGCTGTTGGTCTATTTGCTGTACTACAGCAGCTCAATCGTCCTGCTCAACAGCAAATAACCAGTAATCAAATCCCTGAAGATCCGCAGCAAGTCGCGGTTCAACCTTCACCGCTACCACCCTTGTCATCAATAGATACATTGCCACCTCCCCCGCCTGTAGGTTCTCCTGTACCAGTGCCTGCTACTCCACTACCTGCGATTCCCGTACCGAACGCTGTCCCACCCACTCCTACTGTTCCTGGAGCAACAGCACCACAACCAGGTTCGCAGCAGCAAGCGTCACCACCAACAGGGTCTTCAAATGCTCCCACGATCGCAGTACCGAGTCCTTTGGCGCAACTCAACACTCCTAATCCTCGTTCTCAAGCAACTATTCAAGCTCAACCTACAGCCCCAGCACAGTCAGCTAGCCCAGCACCAGCACCGCCACAACAACAAGCTGCGAATAACACTACTACTGCCGCAGTGCGATCGCCTAGTGCTTCTCCAGCTCCTAGCGAACCTGCGCCACTAGACAACATTAGCCAAGTAGGAGAGGCTAGACAATTTTTTCAGCGCCGCTGGGAACCTACAGCCGCAGTCAAGCAAACCTTAGAATATAGTTTGCTCCTAGACGTTGATGGAACAATTCAACGCATTGAACCTTTAAATCAAGCTGCGAGAGACCAAATTGACCGTACTGGAATGCCTTTGATTGGCGAACCTTTTGTGTCTCCTATCAGCGATGGCAAAGTTGCTAGAATTCGAGTTGTTTTGACGCCTGACGGCAAAGTTCAAACCTTTTTGGAAGATCGTGAAGCCCCGCAAGTCACGCGAGATCCTCGTGAAAATGCTCAGTAA
- a CDS encoding CerR family C-terminal domain-containing protein, whose translation MVQPKSPQPNVQQRGEDARHRLIEAGIEVFGISGFEAASTRHIADKAGVNLAAIPYYFGSKEGLYRAVAEHIASDDEPAASTARRIEVLLQDTQLSHEEALELLQELLDTLAITVIASDGKDHYNRFIMREFLDPSSAFDILYENFLQRILRPCTILIAQLTDKTANDPECAVRAFALIGQILVFRTARAAVSKRLDWQDFTQERVDLVRSVMRQHLESYF comes from the coding sequence ATGGTTCAACCAAAATCTCCTCAACCTAATGTGCAGCAGCGTGGTGAGGATGCTCGTCATCGTTTAATTGAGGCGGGAATTGAAGTTTTTGGCATTTCAGGCTTTGAAGCAGCGAGTACCCGCCACATTGCAGACAAAGCAGGCGTTAATCTTGCTGCTATTCCCTACTATTTTGGTAGCAAAGAGGGACTGTACCGTGCGGTTGCAGAGCATATCGCTAGTGATGATGAACCAGCAGCCTCTACAGCCCGACGCATTGAGGTATTACTTCAAGATACCCAGCTTTCGCATGAGGAAGCCCTCGAGCTATTGCAAGAGTTATTGGATACACTTGCGATTACTGTTATTGCTTCTGACGGTAAAGATCATTACAACCGCTTCATTATGCGGGAATTTCTCGATCCTTCGTCTGCATTTGATATCCTCTACGAAAACTTTCTGCAGCGAATTCTACGCCCCTGCACCATTTTAATTGCTCAGCTAACCGACAAAACAGCCAACGATCCAGAATGTGCAGTTCGGGCATTTGCACTCATAGGACAAATTCTAGTCTTTCGCACTGCACGAGCAGCAGTCTCAAAGCGACTTGATTGGCAAGATTTTACTCAGGAACGTGTTGATCTAGTCCGTTCAGTTATGCGACAACATCTTGAAAGCTATTTCTGA
- a CDS encoding DUF3038 domain-containing protein, with amino-acid sequence MPILVLPPMLKVMHSSAQLPTPTSRWEELTKIQPNPAQLDNIKAQLDLVLLALEALAGIGSEAMLQAAAQLNLESKIPDRVALWRLRQSNPLRKGEGGRKKLDVEEARSLVLISCYLAKQHQEVIRRAVALLEQVTQNNEAPYKAALLGDYIDAFSNTYQERMEEDENVSTDVLTQLALKLLIDLLFYSSPGGHRRLWLALLDRSK; translated from the coding sequence ATGCCCATTCTAGTATTACCTCCTATGCTTAAGGTTATGCACTCTAGCGCACAGTTGCCAACTCCAACTTCAAGATGGGAAGAGCTTACTAAAATCCAGCCCAACCCAGCCCAATTAGACAACATCAAAGCTCAACTGGACTTGGTATTATTGGCGCTGGAAGCTTTGGCAGGGATTGGTTCAGAAGCAATGCTCCAAGCTGCAGCCCAACTTAATTTAGAGTCCAAAATCCCAGACCGCGTGGCATTATGGCGACTGCGCCAATCAAATCCGCTACGCAAAGGTGAAGGAGGACGGAAAAAGCTCGACGTTGAAGAAGCGCGATCGCTTGTGTTGATCAGCTGCTACCTTGCAAAACAACACCAAGAAGTTATTCGCCGTGCTGTTGCTTTGCTCGAACAAGTCACACAAAACAATGAAGCTCCTTACAAAGCCGCTCTTTTAGGAGATTACATTGATGCTTTCAGTAATACCTACCAGGAACGCATGGAGGAAGATGAAAACGTCTCCACCGATGTTCTGACTCAGTTAGCTCTTAAACTCTTAATTGATTTGTTATTCTATAGTTCTCCTGGCGGTCATCGCCGCCTCTGGTTAGCACTTCTAGACCGCTCAAAATAA
- a CDS encoding DNA methyltransferase: MTKPSQLQLFGLVPESHKDAQSRVIQERVGTFTDNMKLPIHRWFRYSAGFSAAWVEKVITDLEPQTILDPFAGSGTVCLAADKLGINSFGIEAHPFVYKLAKGKLSWGANVHTFVEAVAEVKRFAISLQPNLPEQLPALLGKCYTSEALIDLFRLRQAYCEIASSLSEELQFLIFLAISAILRMSSHVGTAQWQYILPNKRKVKAYEPFDALEKQVSLMQEDMCYLQSLARSSQATFINEDARSLKSIPDKLIDLVITSPPYANNYDYADATRLEMTFWGEVDSWGDLHKTVRQFLIRSSSQHVSKDRLSLDALISTPIVDPIRDELVLVCQELEKIRGTKGGNKAYHTMVAAYFNDLGIVFYALRRVTTSSCKVCFVVGDSAPYGVYVPVEQWLGKLAIAAGFDVWSFEQIRQRNIKWKNRKHNVPLHEGRLWIEGESMAQSPSHKFGQDLGKLLEDIVLDDILKPRLQQFAQSKNYYLDWQRPRPARSGKKVTWEDKYGNKHDLDFVIEIGGTDDQIGRPVAFIESAWRRYTKHSKNKAQEIQGAILPIIELHQLSAPFYGAVLAGDFTKPALDQLRNNGFAIIYIPYKDVVAAFKGIDFNVAFDEETPDEIYAVASKKLASLTSSDKERLRQALMQVSKQEVDSFMNTLRNSLERYIAKIILIPLFGAKYEFENIDDALTQLDTIDIAKPSGEFERFEVIIDYSNNDTIRATFQNKTLLADFLRKLES, translated from the coding sequence ATGACTAAGCCTTCGCAGCTTCAGCTTTTTGGTTTAGTACCTGAATCGCATAAAGATGCTCAATCACGAGTCATTCAAGAGCGAGTAGGTACTTTCACTGACAATATGAAATTGCCTATTCATAGGTGGTTTCGCTATTCTGCGGGCTTTTCAGCAGCTTGGGTTGAAAAAGTAATTACAGATTTAGAACCTCAAACTATCCTTGATCCTTTTGCAGGCTCCGGTACTGTCTGTTTAGCTGCGGACAAGCTTGGCATAAATTCTTTTGGCATTGAGGCGCATCCTTTCGTTTACAAGCTTGCAAAAGGTAAACTTTCATGGGGAGCTAATGTCCATACATTTGTAGAAGCAGTTGCCGAAGTTAAGCGTTTTGCTATCAGCCTTCAGCCTAATCTTCCAGAACAGCTTCCAGCCTTATTAGGAAAATGCTATACAAGTGAAGCGTTGATCGACCTCTTTAGACTTAGACAAGCTTATTGTGAAATAGCCTCATCTTTATCGGAAGAATTGCAGTTTCTCATCTTTCTAGCGATTTCCGCTATCTTACGCATGTCCAGCCATGTAGGAACAGCACAATGGCAATATATCCTTCCTAACAAGCGAAAGGTTAAAGCTTATGAGCCATTTGATGCATTAGAAAAACAGGTTTCTTTAATGCAGGAAGATATGTGTTATCTACAATCTCTTGCTAGATCGAGCCAAGCTACATTCATAAACGAAGATGCTAGAAGCTTAAAAAGTATCCCTGATAAATTGATAGACTTAGTAATAACATCACCTCCTTATGCAAATAACTATGACTATGCAGATGCTACACGTCTTGAAATGACTTTTTGGGGTGAGGTCGATTCTTGGGGAGATTTGCACAAGACAGTTCGTCAATTTCTAATCCGCTCAAGTTCTCAACATGTGTCAAAGGATCGACTGAGTTTAGATGCCTTGATCAGTACGCCAATTGTTGATCCGATTCGGGATGAACTAGTTCTTGTCTGTCAAGAGCTAGAAAAAATCCGAGGAACTAAAGGCGGCAATAAGGCATATCACACAATGGTTGCCGCTTATTTCAATGATCTGGGAATTGTTTTCTATGCTCTTCGCCGAGTCACAACGTCTAGTTGTAAAGTTTGCTTTGTTGTAGGAGATTCAGCTCCCTATGGAGTGTATGTTCCAGTTGAGCAGTGGCTTGGCAAACTAGCTATTGCAGCAGGATTTGATGTTTGGTCTTTTGAACAAATTAGACAGCGTAACATCAAGTGGAAAAACAGGAAGCATAATGTTCCACTTCATGAAGGACGACTCTGGATAGAAGGTGAATCTATGGCACAATCTCCATCACACAAGTTTGGACAGGATCTAGGCAAACTTCTTGAGGATATTGTCCTCGACGACATTCTCAAGCCTCGACTGCAACAGTTTGCACAAAGCAAAAACTATTATCTTGATTGGCAACGTCCACGTCCAGCGCGAAGTGGCAAAAAAGTAACTTGGGAAGATAAATATGGCAACAAACATGATTTAGACTTTGTGATTGAGATAGGCGGTACAGATGATCAGATTGGTAGACCTGTTGCATTTATTGAGTCTGCATGGCGCAGGTATACGAAGCACTCGAAGAATAAGGCTCAAGAGATTCAAGGAGCTATATTACCTATTATTGAACTTCATCAGTTGTCAGCACCATTTTATGGTGCAGTATTGGCTGGGGATTTCACTAAACCAGCTTTGGATCAACTGAGGAATAATGGATTTGCAATTATTTACATCCCCTATAAAGATGTAGTAGCAGCATTTAAAGGGATTGATTTTAATGTTGCATTTGACGAAGAAACACCTGACGAAATCTATGCTGTAGCCTCGAAAAAATTAGCTAGTCTTACTAGTTCTGATAAAGAGAGGCTCCGACAAGCTTTGATGCAAGTTTCAAAGCAAGAAGTAGATAGTTTTATGAATACGCTTAGAAATTCTCTTGAGCGTTATATTGCAAAAATAATTCTTATTCCTCTCTTTGGCGCAAAATATGAGTTTGAGAATATTGATGATGCGCTCACTCAGCTAGATACAATTGACATCGCTAAACCAAGTGGTGAGTTTGAACGATTTGAGGTCATCATCGACTACAGCAACAATGATACAATCCGAGCAACTTTTCAAAATAAAACCCTTCTTGCAGATTTTTTGAGGAAGTTGGAAAGTTAA